One region of uncultured Sulfurimonas sp. genomic DNA includes:
- a CDS encoding bifunctional 2-C-methyl-D-erythritol 4-phosphate cytidylyltransferase/2-C-methyl-D-erythritol 2,4-cyclodiphosphate synthase produces the protein MADITLILLAAGSSSRFLSDVKKQWLRVGHEPLWQYVARKCVETKLFTKVIITSSSEDINFMKTYDSFTFVEGSNTRQGSLKNALVKVDSEFVLVSDIARSCISEDFLKKIISKKGEADCIVPYLKVSDTVVYENTTIDRDKVKRIQTPQLSRTSILKEALNTDIEYTDESSAIVANGGTREFILGESEANKITFTSDLNSLSCLSPASSDILSGTGFDVHAFDENKEMYLGGVKIDSTFGFKAHSDGDVAIHALIDALLGACGMGDIGDMFPDSSDEFKDIDSKILLQRVVKKIYNFGFVIINIDLTIAAQTPRIGKYKLQMRKTLAEILRCESSRVNIKATTTEKLGFIGRSEGVGVIANANLKYFDWTKVQSKGNN, from the coding sequence TTGGCTGATATTACACTTATTTTACTTGCTGCTGGTAGTTCTAGTCGCTTTCTTAGCGATGTAAAGAAGCAGTGGCTTCGTGTCGGGCATGAACCTTTATGGCAATATGTAGCTCGAAAGTGTGTAGAAACTAAACTTTTTACTAAAGTTATTATTACTTCATCAAGTGAAGATATTAACTTTATGAAAACATATGATTCTTTTACATTTGTAGAAGGTTCTAACACAAGACAAGGTTCTTTAAAAAATGCCTTAGTAAAAGTTGATAGTGAGTTTGTGCTTGTTAGTGATATAGCAAGATCTTGCATTAGCGAAGATTTTTTAAAAAAAATCATCTCAAAAAAAGGCGAAGCTGATTGTATAGTTCCATATCTAAAAGTCAGTGATACTGTTGTATATGAGAACACTACAATAGATAGAGATAAGGTCAAAAGGATTCAAACTCCTCAACTCTCTCGCACATCTATTCTGAAAGAGGCATTAAATACCGATATTGAGTACACAGATGAGAGTAGTGCTATTGTTGCAAATGGTGGAACAAGAGAGTTTATACTAGGAGAGAGTGAAGCAAATAAAATTACTTTTACAAGTGATTTAAACTCTCTTTCTTGTTTATCTCCTGCATCTAGTGATATACTTAGCGGAACAGGCTTTGATGTTCATGCTTTTGATGAAAATAAAGAGATGTATTTAGGTGGCGTTAAAATTGACTCCACCTTTGGATTTAAAGCTCATAGTGATGGAGATGTGGCTATTCATGCTCTAATAGACGCTCTTTTAGGCGCGTGTGGTATGGGTGATATAGGAGATATGTTTCCTGATAGTAGTGATGAGTTTAAAGATATAGACTCAAAAATATTACTCCAAAGAGTAGTTAAAAAAATATATAACTTTGGTTTTGTTATAATAAATATTGATTTAACTATAGCAGCACAAACGCCGAGAATTGGTAAGTATAAACTGCAAATGAGAAAAACACTTGCAGAAATTTTAAGATGTGAAAGTTCACGAGTAAACATAAAAGCTACAACAACTGAAAAGCTTGGTTTTATAGGTCGAAGCGAAGGTGTTGGAGTGATTGCAAATGCAAATTTAAAATATTTTGATTGGACAAAAGTCCAGAGTAAAGGTAACAATTGA
- the thiC gene encoding phosphomethylpyrimidine synthase ThiC yields the protein MRTSWVKKRENDTIRTQMYYAREGIITEEMEYVAKVEDLSPELVRSEIARGRLIIPANVNHTSLEPMAIGIASRCKINANIGSSAIASDVQGEVEKMQVSQHYNADTAMDLSTGGDLDEIRRAVIGASKIPIGTVPIYQILHDVGNKIEDLSIDVMLEVLERQAQQGVSYFTIHAGFLLETMPKIAKRKMGIVSRGGSLMAAWMMHYHRENPFYTAYDDILDICAKYDVALSLGDSLRPGCLADASDDAQLGELKVLGELTLRAWEKNVQVMIEGPGHVPLNQVERNMKLQRELCHEAPFYILGPLVTDIAAGYDHISSAIGAAVGGWHGASMLCYVTPKEHLGLPNANDVREGIIAYKIAAHAADIARGRKGARDIDDEMSDARYSFDWEKQFELALDGERAREYHDETLPQEVFKEAEFCSMCGPKFCSYKITQNIMDNPEAIEQIARDAKAKEAANAI from the coding sequence ATGAGAACTTCATGGGTAAAAAAACGTGAAAATGACACTATTAGAACTCAAATGTATTATGCTAGAGAGGGCATAATTACTGAGGAAATGGAGTACGTTGCAAAAGTAGAAGATTTGTCTCCTGAACTTGTAAGAAGTGAGATAGCAAGAGGTAGGCTTATAATACCTGCTAATGTAAATCATACATCATTAGAACCAATGGCTATTGGAATTGCATCTAGATGTAAAATCAATGCAAACATTGGTTCATCTGCAATAGCATCTGATGTACAAGGTGAAGTAGAGAAGATGCAAGTATCCCAGCACTACAACGCTGATACTGCTATGGATTTATCAACTGGTGGGGATTTAGATGAGATTCGTAGAGCTGTTATTGGAGCTTCAAAAATTCCAATAGGAACAGTTCCTATTTATCAAATTCTTCATGATGTCGGAAATAAAATAGAAGACTTAAGCATAGATGTTATGCTAGAAGTTTTAGAGCGTCAAGCACAACAAGGTGTTAGTTATTTTACTATTCATGCTGGCTTCTTACTAGAGACTATGCCAAAAATCGCAAAAAGAAAGATGGGTATAGTAAGTCGTGGTGGTTCACTAATGGCAGCTTGGATGATGCACTATCATAGAGAAAATCCATTTTATACAGCTTATGATGATATTTTAGATATCTGTGCGAAGTATGATGTAGCCCTAAGTCTTGGTGACTCACTTCGTCCTGGTTGTTTAGCAGATGCATCTGATGATGCACAGCTTGGAGAACTTAAAGTTTTAGGTGAGCTTACTTTAAGAGCTTGGGAGAAAAATGTTCAGGTAATGATAGAAGGTCCAGGTCACGTTCCACTAAATCAAGTTGAGCGTAATATGAAGCTTCAGCGTGAACTTTGTCATGAAGCACCATTTTACATACTCGGACCATTAGTAACTGATATTGCAGCAGGATATGATCATATATCTTCTGCTATTGGTGCAGCCGTTGGTGGATGGCATGGTGCATCTATGTTATGTTATGTAACACCTAAAGAGCATCTAGGTCTTCCAAATGCAAATGATGTACGTGAAGGTATTATTGCTTATAAAATCGCTGCTCATGCTGCTGATATAGCTCGTGGACGTAAAGGTGCAAGAGATATAGATGATGAGATGAGTGATGCTAGATATAGCTTTGACTGGGAAAAACAGTTTGAGCTTGCACTTGATGGTGAGAGAGCTAGAGAGTATCATGATGAGACTCTTCCTCAAGAAGTTTTTAAAGAAGCAGAGTTTTGTTCTATGTGTGGACCTAAGTTTTGTTCTTATAAAATAACACAAAATATCATGGATAATCCAGAGGCTATTGAGCAGATTGCAAGAGATGCTAAGGCAAAAGAAGCGGCTAACGCTATATAG
- a CDS encoding Mrp/NBP35 family ATP-binding protein: MTNEIVNSALSKVMYPGFTKDIVTFGFVNSIKINGTDVSFNVEITSSAPEVAQQITDDATKELKAVGASNVVCNINAPKMPEAPKVKSKNIAPQVKNFLMVSSGKGGVGKSTTSVNIAIALAAQGKKVGLLDADIYGPNIPRMMGIADKRPEVDGNKVLPIKAYGIEVMSMGSLMEEGQSLMWRGAMIMKAIEQFLRDILWSELDVLVIDMPPGTGDAQLTLAQSVPVTAGLTVTTPQAVSIDDSRRSLDMFKKLNIPIAGIVENMSGFIAPDTGVEYDIFGKGTSQPMADEFDTKIIAEIPIEPSIREGGDTGQPITFVAPTSESAKRYATAAESIWATIEAVNAAGGASNESVQPTTPPGVSACSM; this comes from the coding sequence ATGACTAATGAAATTGTAAATTCAGCACTTTCAAAAGTTATGTATCCTGGCTTTACTAAGGATATTGTAACTTTTGGTTTTGTTAATAGTATAAAAATTAATGGAACTGATGTAAGTTTCAATGTAGAGATAACATCAAGCGCTCCTGAAGTTGCACAGCAAATTACAGATGATGCAACAAAAGAGTTAAAAGCTGTTGGTGCTTCAAATGTTGTTTGTAACATCAATGCTCCAAAGATGCCAGAAGCTCCAAAAGTAAAAAGCAAAAATATAGCTCCACAAGTAAAAAACTTTTTGATGGTAAGTTCAGGTAAAGGTGGAGTTGGTAAATCAACTACATCTGTAAATATTGCTATTGCTCTTGCAGCACAAGGTAAAAAAGTAGGTCTATTAGATGCAGATATCTATGGTCCAAATATTCCTCGTATGATGGGTATAGCAGATAAAAGACCAGAAGTTGATGGAAATAAAGTTCTTCCAATCAAGGCTTATGGTATTGAAGTAATGTCTATGGGTTCACTTATGGAAGAGGGTCAGTCACTTATGTGGCGTGGTGCTATGATTATGAAGGCAATTGAGCAATTTTTAAGAGACATTTTATGGTCAGAACTTGATGTATTAGTTATAGATATGCCTCCAGGAACTGGTGATGCTCAACTTACTTTGGCTCAAAGTGTACCAGTTACAGCGGGTCTTACAGTTACAACTCCTCAGGCAGTTTCTATTGATGATTCACGTCGTTCACTAGATATGTTCAAAAAATTAAATATTCCAATCGCTGGAATTGTTGAAAATATGAGTGGATTTATTGCGCCAGATACTGGTGTAGAATATGATATTTTTGGTAAAGGAACATCTCAGCCTATGGCAGATGAATTTGACACTAAAATTATTGCAGAGATTCCAATTGAGCCATCTATCCGTGAAGGTGGAGATACAGGTCAGCCAATAACTTTTGTTGCTCCAACTTCAGAGAGTGCTAAACGTTATGCAACTGCAGCTGAATCAATCTGGGCTACTATTGAAGCTGTTAATGCAGCTGGTGGTGCTTCAAATGAGTCAGTACAACCGACAACACCTCCAGGAGTTAGTGCTTGCTCTATGTAG
- a CDS encoding GGDEF domain-containing protein, which translates to MTSKSKLLFIVAIMLLGLTTATIINVSLNFREYSINSAIDKAKMTATIVKDGLTSHMVNGVMDKREYFLNQISANNNAVKSLWLVRSENIINQYGPGLNNETIRDAIDEQVLDTGESVKEILEDSNNITLRVTIPYKATVNGGDTNCLSCHNVQRGDTLGAISMEFDISDMRMSGLFTILKIFGINMLFLIIVLLLLNHYVTPYMKLFSNLKNGIKKAYSGDFTHNFHTTVSGDAKSIVEQMNTLFSKMQETFGDIKYNLATFIPQGSVSSSDPLHEAKTIINELSDVYKFKKTIELDASKAEVYTRITDILKLKYDLNSFALYEVSNLTHERKLYFSTDKKALVCKEIANKDSMNCRAYRTKSVTISSEFPNLCHSCLSQKQNYVCIPFSINNDVSLIISITGENENEIEEITSHITSIKHYFEAAKPVIESQILMEKLKDTSLRDAMTGLYNRRFLEEVIDKIMHQASRSKESYSVMMLDVDFFKKVNDTYGHDVGDKVIVEIGKVLKDNIRESDLAIRYGGEEFVVMLHNASDEGTQKVAQSIHSAFAELEFNVGNGEIMKKTMSIGISKFPQDGDTIWKCIKFADTALYVAKTTGRNKIVHYEKEMAESEDLR; encoded by the coding sequence ATGACAAGCAAATCAAAACTTCTCTTCATAGTAGCTATTATGCTACTAGGACTTACCACAGCAACTATTATAAACGTATCGTTAAACTTTAGAGAATACAGTATAAATAGTGCCATAGACAAGGCAAAGATGACTGCAACAATCGTAAAAGATGGTTTAACTTCGCATATGGTTAATGGTGTTATGGATAAAAGAGAGTACTTTTTAAATCAAATCTCTGCTAACAATAACGCGGTAAAATCTCTATGGCTTGTTAGAAGTGAAAATATAATAAATCAATATGGACCTGGTTTAAATAATGAAACCATAAGAGATGCTATTGACGAACAGGTGCTTGACACTGGAGAATCAGTTAAAGAAATCCTTGAAGATTCAAATAACATCACCCTTAGAGTAACTATACCTTATAAAGCAACTGTTAATGGTGGTGATACTAACTGTTTAAGTTGTCACAATGTACAAAGAGGCGATACTCTTGGTGCAATAAGCATGGAGTTTGATATAAGTGATATGAGAATGAGCGGTTTATTTACCATCTTAAAAATATTTGGTATAAATATGCTCTTTTTAATTATTGTTCTTCTTTTGCTAAACCACTATGTCACTCCATATATGAAACTATTTTCCAATCTAAAAAATGGTATCAAAAAGGCATATAGTGGAGACTTTACCCATAACTTTCATACTACAGTTAGTGGAGATGCAAAGAGTATTGTAGAGCAGATGAACACACTATTTTCTAAGATGCAAGAGACTTTTGGAGATATAAAATACAACCTTGCAACATTTATACCTCAAGGTAGTGTTTCATCTTCAGACCCACTACATGAAGCTAAAACTATCATAAACGAGCTATCTGATGTATATAAATTTAAAAAGACTATAGAGCTAGATGCGTCTAAAGCAGAAGTTTATACAAGAATAACAGATATACTAAAACTAAAATATGATCTTAATAGTTTTGCTTTGTATGAAGTTAGCAATCTTACTCATGAGAGAAAACTATATTTCTCAACAGATAAAAAAGCACTTGTATGTAAAGAGATAGCAAACAAAGATTCAATGAACTGTAGAGCATATAGAACAAAAAGTGTAACTATCTCTAGCGAATTTCCAAATCTTTGTCATTCATGTTTATCACAAAAACAAAATTATGTATGTATTCCATTTAGCATCAATAATGATGTATCTTTAATTATCTCTATAACCGGAGAAAATGAAAATGAGATCGAAGAAATAACTTCACATATCACGAGTATTAAACACTATTTTGAGGCTGCAAAACCTGTAATTGAGAGTCAAATACTGATGGAAAAACTAAAAGACACTTCACTAAGAGATGCTATGACAGGTCTATATAATAGAAGATTTTTAGAAGAAGTTATAGATAAAATAATGCACCAAGCTAGTAGATCAAAAGAGAGTTATTCTGTAATGATGCTTGATGTTGACTTCTTTAAAAAAGTCAATGATACTTATGGGCATGATGTAGGAGACAAAGTAATTGTTGAAATAGGTAAAGTGCTAAAAGATAATATACGTGAATCTGATCTTGCTATAAGATACGGAGGAGAAGAGTTTGTTGTTATGCTTCACAATGCTAGTGATGAAGGAACGCAAAAAGTTGCGCAAAGCATACATTCAGCATTTGCTGAACTAGAGTTTAATGTTGGCAATGGCGAAATAATGAAAAAAACTATGAGCATAGGTATATCTAAATTTCCTCAAGATGGAGACACTATCTGGAAATGTATTAAGTTTGCAGATACAGCTTTATATGTTGCAAAAACTACTGGAAGAAATAAGATAGTTCATTATGAAAAAGAAATGGCAGAAAGCGAAGACTTACGTTAG
- the glmS gene encoding glutamine--fructose-6-phosphate transaminase (isomerizing), which translates to MCGIVGYIGKKDTKQILLDGLKELEYRGYDSAGIAVLQNGQFSNYKAIGKLINLEEKTKDFITEGFAVGIGHTRWATHGKPTELNAHPHLGESSYVVHNGIIENYALLKKELLSGGVKFLSQTDTEVIVHQFEKNLKNTKSAFEAFEKTIGELEGAYAILLTTKSQPDTIFFAKHGSPMLVGIDASCEKYFASSDTPLIGHATEVNYFEDGDYGFASSNQISIFDKDANKKNAIFQKLSQNKLSAQKDGYRFFMEKEIYEQSHVIADTLMGRLSENEIVFDELDKTLFDGINEIKLCACGTSYHSALSASYLFERYSKIRTSVEIASEFRYREPIMNKDTLFIVISQSGETADTLETLKMAKSAGLKTLVICNVDNSSMVRLADATILTRAGIEKGVASTKAFATQVTIFWMLSLYIAKIRNSLKQEEIARQITLLREVPTVVKVTDEMHERLKRLSKRYLHGHGFFFIGRDIFYPLALEGALKLKEISYLHAEGYPSGEMKHGPIALADPELFTIALLPEHLHYEKSKSNVEELSARDSTICAISSIEFDKADDFVQISKCKDYMLEFFEMMVVVQLLSLEISIRLGNDVDMPRNLAKSVTVE; encoded by the coding sequence ATGTGTGGAATTGTTGGATACATAGGCAAAAAAGACACTAAACAAATTTTACTCGATGGACTCAAAGAGTTAGAGTACAGAGGTTATGATTCAGCTGGTATTGCGGTTTTGCAAAATGGTCAATTTTCAAACTACAAAGCTATAGGTAAGCTTATAAACTTAGAAGAAAAGACTAAAGATTTTATTACTGAGGGATTTGCCGTTGGCATCGGTCATACTCGCTGGGCTACACACGGTAAACCAACCGAACTCAATGCACATCCACATCTTGGCGAAAGTTCTTATGTTGTTCACAATGGCATCATAGAAAACTACGCTTTACTCAAAAAAGAATTGTTAAGTGGTGGGGTTAAATTTTTAAGTCAAACAGACACAGAAGTAATAGTTCATCAGTTTGAAAAAAACTTAAAAAACACTAAAAGCGCCTTTGAAGCATTTGAGAAAACTATTGGTGAACTCGAAGGCGCTTACGCAATTTTATTAACTACGAAATCCCAACCAGATACTATATTTTTTGCAAAACATGGCTCACCTATGCTTGTGGGCATAGATGCTAGTTGTGAAAAGTACTTTGCATCTTCTGATACTCCACTCATAGGTCATGCAACTGAGGTTAACTACTTTGAAGATGGAGATTACGGTTTTGCAAGCTCAAATCAAATCTCTATTTTTGACAAAGATGCAAATAAGAAAAATGCTATTTTTCAAAAATTATCTCAAAACAAACTTTCAGCTCAAAAAGATGGCTATCGTTTCTTTATGGAAAAAGAGATTTATGAACAAAGTCATGTAATTGCAGACACACTAATGGGAAGACTAAGCGAAAATGAGATTGTATTTGATGAGCTTGACAAAACTCTTTTTGATGGAATAAATGAGATAAAACTTTGTGCTTGTGGAACTTCTTACCACTCCGCACTTAGTGCATCTTACCTTTTTGAGAGATACTCTAAAATCAGAACTTCAGTAGAAATCGCAAGTGAGTTTAGATATAGAGAACCAATCATGAACAAGGACACTTTGTTTATTGTAATCTCACAAAGTGGGGAAACAGCAGACACTTTAGAGACTTTGAAAATGGCCAAAAGTGCAGGACTCAAAACTTTAGTGATATGTAATGTTGACAACTCTTCAATGGTTAGATTAGCAGATGCAACAATTCTTACACGCGCGGGAATAGAAAAAGGTGTAGCTTCTACAAAAGCGTTTGCCACTCAAGTTACAATATTTTGGATGCTTAGCTTATATATTGCAAAAATTCGTAATTCACTAAAACAAGAAGAGATTGCTAGACAAATCACACTCCTTCGTGAAGTTCCAACAGTTGTAAAAGTAACTGATGAGATGCATGAGAGATTAAAAAGATTATCTAAAAGATATCTTCATGGTCATGGTTTTTTCTTTATAGGTAGAGATATATTTTACCCTCTAGCCTTAGAAGGTGCGCTCAAACTCAAAGAGATTTCTTATCTACATGCTGAGGGTTATCCAAGTGGAGAGATGAAACATGGACCTATTGCTTTAGCTGATCCTGAACTCTTTACAATAGCCTTACTTCCAGAGCATCTGCATTATGAAAAATCAAAAAGTAATGTAGAAGAGTTAAGTGCAAGAGATTCTACTATTTGTGCGATTAGTTCTATAGAGTTTGACAAAGCTGATGATTTTGTACAAATTTCTAAATGCAAAGATTATATGTTGGAATTTTTTGAAATGATGGTTGTAGTTCAACTTCTTTCACTTGAAATCTCTATACGTCTTGGAAATGATGTAGATATGCCAAGAAACTTAGCAAAAAGTGTAACAGTTGAGTAA
- a CDS encoding HD domain-containing protein: MDIVLQIEDIIEKNGSDFELSKLFKAYINEYKNSLPELFQSSQGKDFLVKHTKKLDSIISLMYKTILRRVFGNYLPMRSSIPVAIVALGSYGREQLCVHSDIDLLIVYEDIEGFNTNLIIEKLFYLALDAGLKLGHRVHLTSDLFKAANEDITIRTSLMESRLITGSPFTWHATQKELNRVRLHNQKEFILAKIDEAQLRRKKYATSMQPNIKESVGGLRDAQLLVWIAHTIYGVGTLRDLSEILFSDEEYREFRIALELLFRVRSALHLITHKQEDRLILEYMPQVAQMLGFKNEQKMLTRVLYAGWRISNFTQIFVKKMVRPYIADTSNIERFRKNRLSHGIYLLDERLFASYNLKIKPINTLLKLLVSLPDKFYHFDAGFLNQFTYTKISYPLSKEVYITLKELLKKKNIYCFLKLFYDAGILHQLFSNFRKVLHLPQFDGYHQYPVDFHSIKCIEALENIKEPFIQKLHDELNSEEKLLLKIVVLFHDTGKGRKQDHSEVGAKLIVPFANRLNLNEELIERAVTLIKHHILMSNVAFKENIHNEKTLYKFMSNIKDTKNLKLLYILTYADIVGVGGNTYNAFNAKLLHDLYLSALEVSQNSNRITDASKRLTIEKRVANSEAFKALAKTLQTKLLHVESNLFFFKHTPLDIINIAKRAKETKNYDFNIDSNGSLSIEIYRRVPLNVGYLLAKLSHLDVASMEIFTLFDGIKYFKIEFIKNVEGYELREVQDIVENAFDMSKHIAMKEVNINRDEIVIDTEHSLTHAEISINTKNQIGLLAYIMECFETLGINIVSAKIHSTKHKVRDSFLMEKQNDICNNVEKIYALLISTPK; the protein is encoded by the coding sequence TTGGATATTGTACTGCAAATAGAAGACATCATAGAAAAAAATGGTTCTGATTTTGAACTATCAAAACTCTTTAAAGCTTATATAAATGAGTACAAAAACTCTCTTCCTGAGCTTTTTCAAAGCTCTCAAGGTAAAGATTTTTTAGTTAAACATACAAAAAAATTAGACTCCATAATCTCTTTGATGTACAAAACAATTTTAAGACGTGTTTTTGGAAACTACTTGCCTATGAGAAGTTCTATTCCTGTTGCGATCGTAGCACTTGGTAGTTATGGAAGAGAGCAATTATGTGTCCATAGTGATATAGACCTTCTTATAGTTTATGAAGATATTGAGGGTTTTAATACTAACCTTATTATAGAAAAACTTTTTTATTTGGCTTTGGATGCAGGACTTAAACTCGGTCATAGAGTGCATCTAACATCAGATCTTTTTAAAGCAGCAAACGAAGATATAACCATAAGAACATCACTAATGGAATCTCGTTTGATTACAGGCTCACCATTTACTTGGCATGCCACACAAAAAGAGCTAAATAGAGTTAGACTGCATAATCAAAAAGAGTTCATACTTGCAAAAATTGATGAAGCTCAACTTAGAAGAAAAAAATATGCAACTTCTATGCAACCAAATATTAAAGAGAGTGTTGGAGGTCTTAGGGATGCTCAACTTCTTGTTTGGATAGCACATACTATTTATGGAGTTGGGACTTTAAGAGATTTAAGTGAAATTCTTTTCTCAGATGAAGAGTACAGAGAGTTTAGAATAGCATTAGAGCTTCTTTTTCGTGTTAGAAGTGCCTTGCATCTAATTACTCACAAACAAGAAGATAGACTTATTTTAGAGTATATGCCACAAGTTGCGCAGATGCTAGGATTTAAAAATGAGCAAAAGATGCTAACAAGAGTTCTTTATGCAGGATGGAGAATAAGCAACTTTACTCAAATATTTGTTAAAAAAATGGTTAGACCTTACATAGCCGATACAAGCAACATAGAAAGATTTAGAAAAAATCGTCTCTCACATGGCATCTATCTTTTAGATGAGAGACTTTTTGCCTCTTATAATCTTAAAATAAAACCTATAAACACTCTTTTAAAGCTTCTTGTGTCACTGCCTGATAAATTTTACCACTTTGATGCAGGTTTTTTAAATCAATTTACATATACAAAGATATCTTATCCTCTATCAAAAGAGGTATATATAACACTAAAAGAGTTGTTGAAGAAAAAAAATATCTACTGTTTTTTAAAACTTTTTTATGATGCAGGGATTTTACATCAGTTATTTTCAAACTTTAGAAAAGTTTTGCATCTACCACAGTTTGATGGATATCATCAATACCCTGTTGATTTTCACTCCATAAAATGTATAGAAGCACTTGAAAACATTAAAGAACCTTTTATTCAAAAACTTCATGATGAATTAAATAGTGAAGAAAAACTTTTACTTAAAATAGTCGTACTTTTTCATGATACTGGAAAAGGAAGAAAACAAGATCATAGTGAAGTTGGGGCTAAACTCATAGTTCCATTTGCAAATAGATTAAACTTAAATGAAGAGCTTATAGAAAGAGCGGTTACTCTTATAAAACATCATATTTTAATGAGCAATGTAGCTTTTAAAGAAAATATTCACAATGAAAAAACTCTATATAAGTTTATGTCAAACATCAAAGATACAAAAAATTTAAAATTACTTTATATCTTAACTTATGCAGATATTGTTGGTGTCGGTGGAAATACTTATAACGCCTTTAACGCAAAACTTTTACATGATTTATACTTAAGTGCCTTAGAAGTTTCTCAAAATAGCAACAGAATAACAGATGCTTCAAAAAGATTAACTATTGAAAAGCGTGTAGCAAATTCTGAAGCTTTTAAAGCGCTTGCAAAAACTTTACAAACAAAACTTCTTCATGTTGAGTCAAATCTTTTCTTTTTTAAACATACTCCATTAGACATCATAAATATTGCTAAAAGAGCTAAAGAGACAAAGAACTATGACTTCAACATAGATTCAAATGGCTCTTTAAGCATAGAAATATACAGGAGAGTTCCTCTTAATGTTGGTTACCTCTTAGCAAAATTAAGTCATTTAGATGTTGCATCTATGGAGATATTTACTCTTTTTGATGGTATAAAATATTTTAAAATAGAGTTCATTAAAAATGTAGAAGGATATGAACTTAGAGAAGTTCAAGATATAGTAGAAAATGCTTTTGATATGAGCAAACATATAGCCATGAAAGAAGTAAATATAAATAGAGATGAAATAGTTATAGATACAGAACACTCATTAACTCATGCAGAAATAAGTATAAATACGAAAAACCAAATAGGACTTTTAGCCTATATAATGGAGTGTTTTGAAACTCTTGGCATTAATATTGTAAGTGCAAAAATCCACTCTACAAAACATAAAGTTCGAGATAGCTTCTTAATGGAAAAACAAAACGATATATGCAATAATGTCGAAAAAATTTATGCATTACTCATTTCTACACCAAAATGA
- a CDS encoding putative quinol monooxygenase yields MTITKRVTFIAKEGSEAKMKELLSAMVEPSKAEDGCVFYDIFQYENNKRKFMAVESWRDEAALDGHKASAHYAVYKSSYEPFCDDKYSDELEVLG; encoded by the coding sequence ATGACAATTACAAAAAGAGTAACTTTTATAGCAAAAGAGGGTAGTGAAGCTAAGATGAAAGAGCTTTTGAGTGCGATGGTTGAGCCGAGTAAAGCTGAAGATGGATGTGTTTTTTATGATATTTTTCAATATGAAAATAACAAAAGAAAGTTTATGGCAGTAGAATCATGGAGAGATGAAGCAGCACTTGATGGTCACAAAGCATCTGCGCATTATGCAGTTTACAAATCAAGCTATGAGCCTTTTTGTGATGATAAATATAGTGATGAACTAGAAGTTTTAGGATAG